TTATTCTGCTTCGTCACCCGCCGCAGCACGTCGATCACCGTATCTCCATCCTTCACCTCAACGGCCGTCACCGGCAGTATCGTCCCCTTCTTCGCGTCACCGTGAATCTCGATGCTCACCCCGGCGCTCGCGACGGATGATGGAGCCCCTGCAGCCGCCGACTCGTGATTCGATCCGCTCGCATTCGCCTGCGCCGCGGACTCACCCGAGGCTGTCGCAGGCGGGGACGGACTACCTGAAGCTGCGCCGTCCGCTGACGGTGAACCAGCGGCTGCAGCTTGGCTAGCTGTAGCCTCGGCTTGCGACGCATGGGGAGCCTGCGAGCCGCCTTGCTTCGCGGCATCACCGCTGGCCCCGCCGCTTACCGACGACTGGCCCTCTGACGGAGCAGCCCCTCCGCTCTGAGACGGCTGCACGCTCGATGTCTGCTCCCCCGAAGGCTGTGACTGCTGTACACCGGAGGTCTGCGCAGCTGACCCTTGCCCAGCAGCGTCCTCGGCATTCGCAGATCCGCCTGCTTGCCCTGAATGCGACACTGCACCCGGTCTATCGCTCGCTGCAGCGCTTCCTTGCTGCCTCGCTCCAGCGCCCTTTGCATCCGAGCCTTGCGACGCCGCCCCTTTCCCGGTCGTCTGCCCATCTTCGCCTGTCGCGCCGAGTCCACTAGCCCCCGTCGCCGGACCGGACGCCGAAGAACACGCCGACAGCAGCATGAACAGAAGCAGCCCCATCGCTGCGAGCAGCCTACGTGCCCCCCCGTTCCTCCAGATCGACATCACCTCATCCCCCTTCTTCTATTAAAAATAACACGAAGAGCACTGCACCAGTGCCCTTCGCCTTCAATCGCTAGCCTATGATGCTCTCTGCTTCTCCAGAACGCGCACCGCAACAGCAGCCGCCATCTCGCGCGTTACCGCCGCTTGCGGCAAAAACCGATTACGGTCATCGCCCTCCATGTAACCGCTCGCCTGTACCGCTTGAATCGCGGCGAGCGAACTGGCATTCGCATCCGCTATATCCAAGAACGGTGCGAGGTTCGCTGCGGACAAGGACGTCAGCCCGTAGGCACGGGCGAGCATAATGGCCATCTCTTCCCTCGTTACTTGACGGTCAGGAGCGAAGCGGCGCTCATCCATCCCCTCGATGAAGCCTTGACGGTGAGCCTCTGCGACGAGAGGCGCGTACCAGCTGCCAGGCTCCACATCGTCGAACTTCGTCGCCTGACCAGCTGCCACCGGCTGGATTCCCTTCAGCCGAAGCACGATCGCCACGAACTGCGCTCGTGTCAACGACTGCTGTGGCGCGAAGCGCTGCCCATCCATACCGTTCATAAGCCCGTGCTTCACAGCCTTCTGCACGTACCCAGCCGCCCACGGCGAGATGCTCGACGCGTCCGTGAATGCTGCTGACAGCGTGACCTGCTCGCGAGCCGCATAGGTCGCCAGCGCCAGCAATGCCTGCTCGGTCGCGATGTCGCTCGACGGCTCACCCTTCAAGTGCGCGAAGCCGCCGTCCGCCTGCTGATACGTCAGCAGATGGCTCAGCACCGAGCCGCCTGCCTTCACGAACCGCTCGTCTTCAGCCGAGATGCCGAGCGAGGACAACGCCAGCACCACCTGAGCCGAGCTCTCGCTTGGCACAGTTCCCTCGAGGCCGAAGCCGCCATCGGCACGCTGCTGCGTGGAGAGCCAGCCGAGCGCTCGGTCGACAGCCGCCTTCACACCCGGCTTCGATACATGAGGCGCGAGGGAGGTGAGCGCCATTGCCGTTATATCAATGGAGGAGGAGTCCCCTTCGGCAAGCGGCCAGCCGCCATCTCGGTGCTGGCGCTCCAGCAGCCAGCTCAGTAGCTTCTCCCGCGTCCACAGGCTGCTCGTCTCCACCTCGTGGCCGACTTCATTCAGCACTGTCAAGGCGAAGATCGGGCCATTCGTGCCTTGCAGCGTCATCTGCTGATGATTCACGATCGCATCGATCAGATCGTAGCCCGCGATGTCACGCGGATTACCGCCAGCAGCGTGCACGCCCAGTGCAATCCGCTCATAATCGGTCACGAGCCGCAGACGCCCTTCCTTCTCCTGCAGCAGCGACTCTACACCTGCGACATAAGCAGCTGGCACCTGCTCGCCTGCCACGGCGAGGCCGTAGGCCTCCCAGTCAGTCAAGCCGTCCTCCTGCTGCCGCACGTAGCGTACGACCGCCGCAAGCGCCTTGCCCACTTCCTCGGACAGCTTGTTCGTGTCCGCTGTCTTCAGCTTTGTTTTATCAATAACCGCGAACTTCGTGAAGTGATTCACCGCTCCCGTCACAATACCGGTCTCGGCATCCAGCACAGCAGGAATCGGAACCCATTGTCCCGTAGACTCGTTCAGCCACACTAGCGCGAGCTGATCGAGCGTCTTCCCGTATAACGGCGCCTTGATCGCGACGTATACCGGCTTCTCGAAGGTCGTGCCGTCCGGACCGAGCTCGAAGATCGAGGAAAGCACCTCTGGTCTGGAGGCACCTGCCTCCTCCTTGTGAACGGTAAGCGTCGTGTCCTCCTTCAAGGCGCTCGCCGGAACGATAAGCTGCACCTCTTCCTGTGAATCGATAATAGCAGCCGCCTCGCTGCTCTTGACAGTCTTCTGCAGCTGCACCTCGTTCGAACGGGCCAGCTGCAGCAGACGGTCGGCCGTCTCCTTCGTCATCGCCTTATCGCCGTTCTTCACGACGACCGTCGCCACCTTCGCGCTCACTGGCGTCTGATGATCGTAGCGAATGGTCAGCTTCTTCAGCTCTTCATCGAGCTTGGCCGCCGTATCTGCAATATTGACGCCGACGACTGGACCGCTACTCCCTCCACCGGACGAGCAGCCCGGCAGCTCTGTCGCCTTCACATCATCGCCGCCGTTAACTGTATATTTCCAGTACACGCGATCTCCCTGTGACAACGCGTAGCTGCTGGCACTGTTGGATGGATACGAGCAATTGACGGCATACAGCCATCCGCTCTTCGGCCCGTGTGCGAATTCGTTCAAGCCGTCGATCCCGCTCACATACAAGCTTGAGCCGCTGCCAATCGAGACGACACGGTCAGCGCCCAGCGCCCGCACGAGCACCGAATACGCGGTATCTCCACTTTGCCATGGCGTGCTGCTCGCAGATAATATCGATCCGCGGGCCGCACCGCCATCCACACTGACAGAGACCGATGGAGCTTGCTCGCCTGAGCCCGAGCCTGTTACGACGTTCGGCGCAACATTCAATTGAGCGCTCCAGCGGGCGATGAGCGGTGCATCGTGCTCCCGATAACCTGAGATAACGAGCTCGTGCATCCCGGCAGGCAAGCCGCTGAAGGCCGCTATGCCATACGTATCAGTCGTCACGGTCGTCTGCCCGATGCGAACCTGAATGCCAGCTGCCTTGGAAGTACCCTGCCAGCTCGCTTGCTCCACCTGAATAGTGAAGCCTTGACCCGCCTTCGGCACACTCGGAGTGAGCGCATATTGGTGCACGATCTGCGTATCCATGCCGCTGTAGTAGATGAGCACCTCATCGCCACGCTGCAAGGCTGTATCCTTCCAGCCTCCTGTAGACGCCCACACACCGGCACGCTTCACGGCGAAGCCCCACCAGTGGAAGCCCGATGCCTCGATGCCATTCACCGAGCTTATGCCGAAGTACATACCGTCCGTATAAACATGCTCCGTTACCGTATGCTGCAGCGCCTCGTACACGCTCGAAGCACGTTCTTGCTTCGCGACCAACGACCCAGCAGGCCCCTCTACGCGCACCTGCACGAGAGATGGCAGCTCCTGCACGCCGCGCACAACAGAAGGGAAGCCGTTCACGAGCGCCCCTGTTACCTCGATGCGCTCATCTGTCGCCTCATAGCCGCCCGGGAAGTAGGCGATGCCCGCAGCATCCGTCCATACCGTCTGTCCACCGACCTTCACATACACCGCAGCCGGAACAGATTGCATGCCGTCTAGCTGCGTCACCTTCACCTGGAACGGCTCCTTGTTCCTCGGCACCTTCGGCTCCAGCTCGATCTTGTCGAGCAGGGCGGAGCCTAAGTACGGACCGAACATCACCGCCAGCTCATCGCCCGGCTGCAGCTGCGTCGACTTCCAATCCCAGTCTCCGGTCCACGTGCCGTTGCGCTTAATATTGAAGCCCCAATAATGATAATTGCCGTGGCTAGTGTTCTTCGCCTTGCCGCCAATTGCATACACATCGAAGAACGGCGAATCCATTGTCACGACTGGAAGACTATGTCTCGCCGCCAGCTGCTGCAGCGCCTCAAGCGGCGTGCGTGCCGACTCGAAGCCTTCCGCCATCGTCCCTTCACTCGTCTCCACATGAATGAACACGCTCGCCTTGCCGTTCGTGCTGCCTGTGTAGACCGGCACCGTATACGTGCCGCTCAAGCCGCCTGTCAGCGTATCGTATGCGACCAGGGCGAGCAGCGACTGGTACGTCGAGAACTTGTCCGAAGCTCCCCCCGCCTGATAGGAAAAGCCTCCATCTCCCGTTGAATAATGCATCAGCGCGGAGATCAAGCTCCCCTCCGGCTTCGCGAAGCTGCCCTGCCGTCCGTCCTTCTGCTGCTTCGACAGACCGAGCACGGCCATCGCAAGACTGTTGCTGTTGGTGCGGTTTACAGTTAGGTCGCCGTTATCCAGTTGCCTAGTGGCTAGCCAAGACACCGCCTCCTGAACTACGACTGCTACGTCGGCCCGATCCTTGTACGGGGCGAGCGCCCAGAGCGCTGCAGCCGTAATATCAATCTGAGCCGTCGTATCGCTCTCATTCAACGCCCAGCCTTGATCCTTAATATGGCGCTGAACGAGCCACCCGACCAGCTTGTCCTTCGTCCAGACAGCATCGGTCGGAATCGTGTAGCTGCCGCTATCGAGCGCCAGCAAGCCGTAGATGACACCGTTCGCCCCTTGGGCAGCTAGGTCCGTACGATTGTAGATTGGCTCCAGCAGATTGCGCCCTGCGAACGATTGCGGATCGCCTCCAGCCGCCTTCACACCGAGCGTCAGCTTAGCGTACTCAGTCGGCAGCGTGGCGCCCGTGAACGACTGCACCCGCTCCTTCGCCGCATCCAGGTAGCCGCTCTCTATTGTCTTGCCCGCCTGACCGAGCGTATAGGCGTACCAGTCATCTGTCACGGGTCCCTGATTCACGAGCCAAGCCGACGCCTCCTCGATCAGCTGGACAATCGTTACGGTACGTGTCACCTTCGTCGGCTGTGATCCGACTGCTGAATCCTCATTCGCTGCCTGTGCGAGCTGCGCAGGCTGCAGCCCACTCGCGAGCTGCGCCAGCAGGAGCATCGCAACCACGAGCCTGATCAACTGCTGCTGCAGCCTTGACCTCATCTTCATGCTTCTCATCCCTCCACTTTCTTCACATGGCTCTGGGGCCATTCCCCTCACCTGTGTTCAGCTTCCTCGCGACAGCCTCCAACAGGCCGCATAACGAAAAGCACCTTCCGCCAGAAGGTGCCGCAACATAAGCAGATATGTACGAAGGCAAACGTATGTGCGTCAAACCAGCCATAACGGCGCATGCGTGCAGCGCTTGCCCACCGTCTCCCTATATCGCGTAGGTTGCTTGGCGTATCGGACAGGCAGGTCTCCTGGCTTGCGAATCGTTGCAATCTCCACGCCTTCCCGTTTCGAATGAAACAGTGGCTCATGTGGAGAAGCTCCTCGCTCACAGTGGCGCGACCGCGCCGGTCTTACACCGGCTTCCCTATTAACGAATCGGTAGATTCGAACCTGTCTTCACTAGATTGCTATAGACCAGCCCCATCTTATCATGAAAAGCTAGAGCCGTCTATGCGAAAATCCGTAGCCCTCAGGCAGCTGACACTATGCCAAACAGGCTTCGCCGCGCACAGCGGAGCCTGTCCCATACGTTCACACCCGCTAAGACGACGGCTGCACCTGCCGCAGCAATCGAACAATATCGTCTGTCCGGGTCAGCTCACCGTCCAGCCGCTTCACGAGCCTGCCCTCCGCGTCGATCAGGAACGCTGCCGGCAAGCCGAGTACGCCGAAGCGGTCTACGGCCTCGCCGCTCGGGTCCAGACCGATCGGGAAACTCAGATCGTGCTTGACCGCGAACTGCGCGACACTCCCTCTCGATTCTCCTACATTCACGGCAATCACCTCGACGCCCTGCACCCCAGCCTGATACGCCTCGTTCATGAGCGGCATCTCCCTCTCGCAAGGCTCACACCACGTCGCCCAGAACAAGAGCAGCACTCCCTTGCCCCGATAATCGGACAGCTTCAGCTCGCTGACGCCTTCAAGACGCGCCAAGGCAAAGTCAGGCGCGGGCTGACCGATCCGCACCTTGTCTGCCGCATTCCCCTCGGTTCCGGACTGCAGCAGCGTATAGACGAGCGCCGCGCCAATAAGCAAGACGAGCACCGCCATGACGCCCTGTCTCCAGACTACAGCAGCCATCGGCTATTCGCCCCCCTTGCCGGAGGAGCCCCGAGCATGTCCACCACCGCTCCCGGTCATCGGCTGACGGTACAGCTCCGCGAAAGCCGTCTCGAGACCGCGAGCGTCCATTGACGCTGCATCGCCCCCGAGTACATCGGTGCGGTCCTGCCTGACCAGTCTTCCCCCCTGCAGGAAGACGGCTTCATCTGCAGCCAGCTCCGCCACGCGCAGCTGGTGC
Above is a genomic segment from Paenibacillus sp. YYML68 containing:
- a CDS encoding S-layer homology domain-containing protein, producing the protein MKMRSRLQQQLIRLVVAMLLLAQLASGLQPAQLAQAANEDSAVGSQPTKVTRTVTIVQLIEEASAWLVNQGPVTDDWYAYTLGQAGKTIESGYLDAAKERVQSFTGATLPTEYAKLTLGVKAAGGDPQSFAGRNLLEPIYNRTDLAAQGANGVIYGLLALDSGSYTIPTDAVWTKDKLVGWLVQRHIKDQGWALNESDTTAQIDITAAALWALAPYKDRADVAVVVQEAVSWLATRQLDNGDLTVNRTNSNSLAMAVLGLSKQQKDGRQGSFAKPEGSLISALMHYSTGDGGFSYQAGGASDKFSTYQSLLALVAYDTLTGGLSGTYTVPVYTGSTNGKASVFIHVETSEGTMAEGFESARTPLEALQQLAARHSLPVVTMDSPFFDVYAIGGKAKNTSHGNYHYWGFNIKRNGTWTGDWDWKSTQLQPGDELAVMFGPYLGSALLDKIELEPKVPRNKEPFQVKVTQLDGMQSVPAAVYVKVGGQTVWTDAAGIAYFPGGYEATDERIEVTGALVNGFPSVVRGVQELPSLVQVRVEGPAGSLVAKQERASSVYEALQHTVTEHVYTDGMYFGISSVNGIEASGFHWWGFAVKRAGVWASTGGWKDTALQRGDEVLIYYSGMDTQIVHQYALTPSVPKAGQGFTIQVEQASWQGTSKAAGIQVRIGQTTVTTDTYGIAAFSGLPAGMHELVISGYREHDAPLIARWSAQLNVAPNVVTGSGSGEQAPSVSVSVDGGAARGSILSASSTPWQSGDTAYSVLVRALGADRVVSIGSGSSLYVSGIDGLNEFAHGPKSGWLYAVNCSYPSNSASSYALSQGDRVYWKYTVNGGDDVKATELPGCSSGGGSSGPVVGVNIADTAAKLDEELKKLTIRYDHQTPVSAKVATVVVKNGDKAMTKETADRLLQLARSNEVQLQKTVKSSEAAAIIDSQEEVQLIVPASALKEDTTLTVHKEEAGASRPEVLSSIFELGPDGTTFEKPVYVAIKAPLYGKTLDQLALVWLNESTGQWVPIPAVLDAETGIVTGAVNHFTKFAVIDKTKLKTADTNKLSEEVGKALAAVVRYVRQQEDGLTDWEAYGLAVAGEQVPAAYVAGVESLLQEKEGRLRLVTDYERIALGVHAAGGNPRDIAGYDLIDAIVNHQQMTLQGTNGPIFALTVLNEVGHEVETSSLWTREKLLSWLLERQHRDGGWPLAEGDSSSIDITAMALTSLAPHVSKPGVKAAVDRALGWLSTQQRADGGFGLEGTVPSESSAQVVLALSSLGISAEDERFVKAGGSVLSHLLTYQQADGGFAHLKGEPSSDIATEQALLALATYAAREQVTLSAAFTDASSISPWAAGYVQKAVKHGLMNGMDGQRFAPQQSLTRAQFVAIVLRLKGIQPVAAGQATKFDDVEPGSWYAPLVAEAHRQGFIEGMDERRFAPDRQVTREEMAIMLARAYGLTSLSAANLAPFLDIADANASSLAAIQAVQASGYMEGDDRNRFLPQAAVTREMAAAVAVRVLEKQRAS
- a CDS encoding DUF4430 domain-containing protein, translating into MSIWRNGGARRLLAAMGLLLFMLLSACSSASGPATGASGLGATGEDGQTTGKGAASQGSDAKGAGARQQGSAAASDRPGAVSHSGQAGGSANAEDAAGQGSAAQTSGVQQSQPSGEQTSSVQPSQSGGAAPSEGQSSVSGGASGDAAKQGGSQAPHASQAEATASQAAAAGSPSADGAASGSPSPPATASGESAAQANASGSNHESAAAGAPSSVASAGVSIEIHGDAKKGTILPVTAVEVKDGDTVIDVLRRVTKQNKIQMETRGSGRSVYVEGIANLYELDRGAKSGWLYRVNGQFPKMSAGAYKLAQGDRIEWLYTVDLGKDVGKTDEAGDP
- a CDS encoding redoxin domain-containing protein — protein: MAAVVWRQGVMAVLVLLIGAALVYTLLQSGTEGNAADKVRIGQPAPDFALARLEGVSELKLSDYRGKGVLLLFWATWCEPCEREMPLMNEAYQAGVQGVEVIAVNVGESRGSVAQFAVKHDLSFPIGLDPSGEAVDRFGVLGLPAAFLIDAEGRLVKRLDGELTRTDDIVRLLRQVQPSS